From the Carya illinoinensis cultivar Pawnee chromosome 4, C.illinoinensisPawnee_v1, whole genome shotgun sequence genome, one window contains:
- the LOC122306811 gene encoding protein TPLATE-like — MDILFAQIQADLRSNDALRQTGALLLALQQSAAGRDISLLAKSSVEEIVASPASAVSKKLAFDLIRSTRLTADLWDTVCVGVRNDLDFPDPDVTASAISILAAIPSHRLGNLIADSSKEIENCFGSPSDNLRFSITETLGCILARDDVVTLCENSVNLLHRVSNWWTRIGQNMLDKSDNVSKVAFESVGRLFQEFNSKRMSRLAGDKLVDSENSLAIRSNWVSSMVDFVWKRRNALMARSLVLPVESFRATVFPIVYAVKAVASGAVEVIQKLSKSSSTNGRAIVDSNAERLIGVSDVVSHLAPFLSSSLDPALIFEVGINMLHLADVPGGKPEWASQSIIAILTLWDRQEFSSARESIVRAVVTNLHLLDLHMQVSLFKRLLLMVRNLRAESDRMHALACVCRTALCVDLFAKESVRRGQKPLAGTDIASLFEDTRINDDLNSVTSKSLFREELVASLVESCFQLSLPLPEQKNSGMESRVIGALAYGTGYGALNWTEPALEVVEVCRPCVKWDCDGRTYAIDCYLKLLVRLCHIYDTRGGVKTVKDGASQDQILNETRLQNLQRELVKDLREVNTPRICARLIWAVAEHIDLEGLDPLLADDPDDPLNIIVKNIHRVLFNIDSSADTTNRLQDVQAVLLSAQRLGSRHPRAGQLLTKELEEFRSNGLADSVNKHQCRLILQRLKYVLSHPDSRWAGVSEARGDYPFSHHKLTVQFYEASAAHDRKLEGLVHKAILELWRPEPSELTLLLTKGVDSTLLKVPPTAITLTGSSDPCYVEAYHLADSSDGRITLHLKVLNLTELELNRVDIRVGLSGALYFMDGSPQAIRQLRNLVSQDPVLSSVTVGVSHFERCALWVQVLYYPFYGSGAVGDYDGGYTEEDPQIMRQKRSLRPELGEPVTLRCQPYKIPLTELLLPHKISPVEFFRLWPSLPAIVECTGTYTYEGSGFKATAAQQYGASPFLSGLKSLSSKPFHRVCSHIIRTVAGFQLCFAAKTWYGGFLGMMIFGASEVSRNVDLGDETTTMMCKFVVQASDVSITKEIGSDLQGWFDDLTDGGVEYIPEDEVKVAAAERLRISMERIALLKAAQPRPKTPKSDADDDDDDEEENQEEDEDKKKKKKEEKKDDEEDGKTKGPSTLSKLTAVEVEHRALQAAVLQEWHILCKEKNQS; from the exons ATGGACATTCTCTTCGCCCAGATTCAAGCTGACCTCCGCTCCAATGACGCTCTCCGCCAGACCGGCGCTCTCCTACTGGCCCTCCAGCAATCCGCTGCCGGCCGTGACATCTCGCTCCTTGCCAAGTCCTCGGTGGAGGAAATTGTCGCCTCCCCGGCCTCCGCCGTGTCCAAAAAGCTCGCCTTCGATCTCATCCGCTCCACCCGCCTCACTGCCGACCTCTGGGATACCGTCTGCGTTGGCGTCCGCAACGATCTCGATTTCCCCGACCCCGACGTCACTGCTTCCGCCATCTCCATCCTCGCAGCCATACCCTCTCACCGTCTTGGCAATCTCATTGCCGACTCCAGCAAGGAGATCGAGAACTGCTTTGGCTCCCCGAGCGACAATCTCCGCTTCTCCATCACCGAAACCCTCGGCTGCATCCTCGCCCGCGATGACGTTGTCACGCTCTGCGAGAATAGTGTGAACCTCCTCCACAGAGTCTCCAACTGGTGGACCCGCATTGGCCAGAACATGCTCGACAAATCTGACAACGTCTCGAAGGTCGCGTTCGAGTCCGTTGGCAGATTGTTCCAGGAGTTCAATTCGAAGAGAATGAGCAGATTGGCTGGTGATAAGTTAGTGGATAGCGAGAACTCGCTTGCGATTCGGTCGAATTGGGTTTCGTCGATGGTGGACTTCGTGTGGAAGAGGCGAAATGCGTTGATGGCAAGGTCTTTGGTCTTACCAGTCGAGAGTTTCAGGGCCACGGTGTTTCCAATTGTCTATGCTGTGAAGGCAGTGGCTTCGGGGGCCGTGGAAGTCATTCAGAAGCTATCGAAGTCTTCTTCCACCAATGGCAGGGCTATTGTGGATTCGAATGCTGAAAGGTTGATTGGAGTTTCGGACGTGGTTTCGCATCTGGCACCGTTCCTGTCGTCGTCTTTGGACCCAGCTTTGATTTTCGAAGTGGGGATAAACATGCTGCATTTGGCTGATGTACCTGGAGGGAAGCCCGAGTGGGCTTCACAGTCGATTATTGCAATTCTCACGCTTTGGGATAGGCAAGAGTTCTCGTCCGCAAGAGAGAGTATTGTCAGGGCCGTTGTTACGAATCTACATCTCCTCGATCTTCATATGCAG GTTTCATTGTTTAAGAGGCTGCTTCTTATGGTGAGAAACTTGAGGGCCGAATCGGACCGCATGCATGCTTTGGCATGTGTTTGTAGGACAGCTCTTTGTGTTGATCTTTTTGCAAAAGAAAGTGTTCGAAGAGGTCAGAAACCTCTTGCAGGAACTGATATTGCTTCTCTTTTTGAGGACACAAGGATAAATGATGATCTTAATAGTGTAACGAGTAAAAGCTTATTCAGGGAGGAATTAGTAGCATCCCTGGTGGAAAGTTGCTTTCAGTTGTCTCTACCTCTGCCTGAACAAAAGAACTCAGGTATGGAGAGCAGGGTCATTGGAGCTTTAGCATATGGAACTGGTTATGGTGCACTAAATTGGACAGAGCCTGCATTGGAAGTGGTGGAAGTTTGTAGGCCTTGTGTCAAATGGGACTGTGATGGCCGGACCTATGCAATTGATTGTTACCTGAAGCTGCTTGTTAGGTTGTGCCATATCTATGATACCAGGGGAGGCGTAAAAACAGTTAAAGATGGAGCTTCTCAGGATCAAATTTTAAATGAGACAAGGCTGCAGAACTTGCAGCGGGAACTTGTGAAGGATCTACGAGAG GTGAATACCCCAAGAATATGTGCCCGCCTTATTTGGGCTGTTGCTGAACACATAGATCTAGAAGGATTGGATCCACTTCTAGCTGATGACCCTGATGATCCACTTAacataattgtaaaaaatattcacAGAGTTTTGTTCAACATAGATTCATCTGCAGATACGACGAATAGGCTTCAAGATGTTCAGGCAGTCCTCTTATCTGCTCAGCGGTTGGGATCACGTCACCCTAGGGCAGGGCAGTTACTGACTAAAGAACTTGAAGAGTTTAGAAGCAATGGTTTGGCTGATTCTGTCAACAAGCATCAGTGCCGCTTAATATTGCAGAGactaaaatatgttttaagtcATCCAGACAGTAG GTGGGCAGGGGTTAGTGAAGCCAGAGGAGATTACCCATTCAGCCACCACAAGCTAACTGTTCAGTTTTATGAAGCATCTGCGGCTCACGATAGAAAGTTGGAAGGATTGGTTCACAAGGCTATTTTAGAGCTATGGAGGCCAGAACCTAGTGAACTAACTCTATTGCTGACAAAAGGAGTTGACTCTACTTTACTGAAGGTTCCACCAACTGCAATTACTTTGACTGGTAGCAGTGATCCATGCTATGTTGAAGCATACCATTTAGCAGATTCAAGTGATGGAAGGATCACTCTGCATTTAAAG GTCCTAAATTTAACAGAGCTCGAACTAAATCGAGTGGATATCCGTGTTGGTTTATCTGGTGCATTGTATTTTATGGATGGGTCTCCGCAAGCAATTCGGCAACTGCGTAATCTTGTTTCACAG GATCCGGTACTCAGCAGTGTGACAGTGGGCGTGTCCCATTTTGAGAGATGTGCCCTTTGGGTTCAAGTATTATACTATCCATTCTATGGGAGTGGTGCTGTGGGAGATTATGATGGTGGCTATACTGAAGAGGATCCACAAATCATGAGACAAAAGAGAAGCTTAAGACCAGAACTGGGAGAGCCTGTGACTTTGAGATGTCAGCCTTACAAAATTCCTCTCACTGAACTTCTTTTGCCCCACAAAATCTCTCCTGTTGAATTTTTCCGCCTATGGCCAAGTTTGCCAGCTATAGTGGAGTGCACAGGTACATATACATACGAAGGAAGTGGCTTCAAGGCTACTGCTGCACAACAGTATGGTGCATCACCTTTCTTAAGTGGACTGAAATCTTTGTCGTCTAAGCCATTCCACAGAGTTTGTTCACATATCATCCGGACAGTGGCAGGCTTTCAG CTTTGTTTTGCCGCAAAAACTTGGTATGGAGGCTTCTTGGGCATGATGATCTTTGGGGCCAGTGAAGTGAGCAGAAATGTGGATTTGGGAGATGAGACAACTACCATGATGTGCAAATTTGTTGTTCAAGCTTCTGACGTGTCAATTACGAAAGAGATTGGATCAGATCTACAGGGATGGTTCGATGACCTTACTGATGGGGGTGTGGAGTACATACCCGAAGATGAAGTGAAGGTGGCTGCTGCTGAGAGGCTTAGGATCTCAATGGAAAGAATTGCCTTATTAAAAGCAGCCCAACCACGACCAAAGACTCCAAAATCTGATgctgatgatgacgatgatgatgaagaggagaatcaagaggaagatgaggataaaaagaagaaaaagaaggaagagaagaaagatgatgaagaagatgggAAAACAAAGGGACCTTCAACCCTGTCGAAGTTAACTGCAGTGGAGGTTGAGCATCGTGCCCTTCAAGCTGCAGTGCTCCAGGAGTGGCACATATTGTGCAAAGAAAAGAACCAAAGTTAA
- the LOC122308180 gene encoding transcription termination factor MTERF5, chloroplastic-like isoform X1: MRAFCPVRSVEHLSCLSKGLFTTSRIRLPFPAKHFSCKAKFADSGVDGLFSLKVVPPTLLAAEKEEAKAVLTLFLKKQGLSNAVAARTINKSDLFIDHLVSRLHSVHKSRYLVGRELTTLEIRDALIPFLEALLEEHGNFMVDVVENFPHPPVKEKTVVPVSQPNLTLDTKKLKAISRVSEIDQAGKLRPHVLYLIELGMDLEQIKGITQRFPAFAYYSLEGKIKPVVEFLLELGVPKSDIPTILNKRPQLCGISLSENLIPTMTFLENLGVDKKQWAKVIYRFPALLTYSKQKVETTVEFFYEMGLSAERIGKILTRGPHIIGYSVEEKLRPTAEYFHSLGVDVPVLLYRCPQTFGLSIEAHLKPVTEFFLERGYSIKEIGTMISRYGALYTFSLPRNLIPKWEYFLTMDYSRSDLVKFPQYFGYSLEERIKPRYAQVKELGVSMLLNQVLSLSGSDFEKTLKKKVKKMFPDKDTSCSSNDVC; encoded by the exons ATGAGAGCATTCTGTCCAGTCCGCTCTGTCGAGCACCTCTCATGTCTATCTAAAGGGCTTTTCACTACCTCAAG GATTCGACTTCCATTTCCTGCAAAACACTTCTCCTGCAAAGCAAAGTTCG CTGATTCTGGGGTAGATGGATTGTTCAGCTTGAAAGTGGTGCCTCCAACCTTGTTAGCAgcagaaaaagaagaagccaAGGCTGTTTTGACCCTGTTCTTAAAGAAACAAGGATTGAGCAATGCAGTTGCAGCAAGAACCATCAACAAGTCAGACCTTTTCATCGATCACCTAGTCTCAAGGCTTCATTCTGTTCATAAATCTCGATATCTAGTAG GACGTGAGCTTACAACTCTTGAGATCAGGGACGCTCTTATTCCATTCCTTGAAGCCCTTCTTGAAGAGCATGGGAACTTCATGGTAGATGTAGTGGAAAACTTTCCACACCCACCTGTTAAAGAAAAAACAGTTGTGCCAGTTTCTCAACCCAATCTGACCCTTGACACTAAGAAGCTAAAGGCCATCTCTCGAGTGAGTGAGATAGACCAAGCCGGGAAGCTTCGCCCTCATGTTCTCTATCTCATAGAGCTTGGTATGGATCTTGAGCAGATCAAGGGAATTACACAAAGATTCCCAGCTTTTGCCTACTATAGCTTGGAGGGAAAAATCAAACCAGTGGTTGAGTTTCTTCTTGAGCTTGGGGTACCAAAATCAGATATTCCCACCATCCTCAACAAAAGGCCTCAGTTGTGTGGAATCAGTCTCTCCGAAAACCTTATACCCACTATGACGTTCTTGGAAAATTTGGGTGTGGACAAGAAACAATGGGCAAAAGTGATATATCGCTTTCCAGCACTTCTCACTTATAGCAAGCAGAAGGTGGAGACCACTGTAGAATTTTTTTACGAGATGGGCCTCTCAGCAGAGAGAATTGGTAAGATTCTGACACGCGGCCCACACATTATTGGTTACAGTGTGGAGGAGAAGTTACGGCCAACTGCTGAGTACTTCCATTCTTTGGGGGTTGATGTTCCTGTTCTTCTCTATCGTTGTCCACAGACTTTTGGTCTTAGCATAGAGGCCCATTTGAAGCCAGTGACAGAATTCTTTTTGGAGAGGGGATACAGTATCAAGGAAATTGGGACCATGATCTCAAGATATGGAGCGTTGTATACTTTTAGCTTGCCACGGAATTTGATACCGAAATGGGAGTACTTTTTGACCATGGATTATTCCAGATCAGATCTAGTGAAATTCCCTCAATATTTTGGTTATAGTTTGGAAGAAAGGATTAAACCGAGGTATGCACAGGTGAAGGAGTTGGGGGTTTCAATGCTGCTGAACCAGGTGTTATCGCTGTCGGGTAGTGACTTTGAGAagactttgaaaaagaaagtgaagaaaatgtTCCCTGACAAGGATACGAGTTGTAGCAGCAATGACGTTTGTTGA
- the LOC122308180 gene encoding transcription termination factor MTERF5, chloroplastic-like isoform X2 has translation MYRRIRLPFPAKHFSCKAKFADSGVDGLFSLKVVPPTLLAAEKEEAKAVLTLFLKKQGLSNAVAARTINKSDLFIDHLVSRLHSVHKSRYLVGRELTTLEIRDALIPFLEALLEEHGNFMVDVVENFPHPPVKEKTVVPVSQPNLTLDTKKLKAISRVSEIDQAGKLRPHVLYLIELGMDLEQIKGITQRFPAFAYYSLEGKIKPVVEFLLELGVPKSDIPTILNKRPQLCGISLSENLIPTMTFLENLGVDKKQWAKVIYRFPALLTYSKQKVETTVEFFYEMGLSAERIGKILTRGPHIIGYSVEEKLRPTAEYFHSLGVDVPVLLYRCPQTFGLSIEAHLKPVTEFFLERGYSIKEIGTMISRYGALYTFSLPRNLIPKWEYFLTMDYSRSDLVKFPQYFGYSLEERIKPRYAQVKELGVSMLLNQVLSLSGSDFEKTLKKKVKKMFPDKDTSCSSNDVC, from the exons ATGTATAGGAG GATTCGACTTCCATTTCCTGCAAAACACTTCTCCTGCAAAGCAAAGTTCG CTGATTCTGGGGTAGATGGATTGTTCAGCTTGAAAGTGGTGCCTCCAACCTTGTTAGCAgcagaaaaagaagaagccaAGGCTGTTTTGACCCTGTTCTTAAAGAAACAAGGATTGAGCAATGCAGTTGCAGCAAGAACCATCAACAAGTCAGACCTTTTCATCGATCACCTAGTCTCAAGGCTTCATTCTGTTCATAAATCTCGATATCTAGTAG GACGTGAGCTTACAACTCTTGAGATCAGGGACGCTCTTATTCCATTCCTTGAAGCCCTTCTTGAAGAGCATGGGAACTTCATGGTAGATGTAGTGGAAAACTTTCCACACCCACCTGTTAAAGAAAAAACAGTTGTGCCAGTTTCTCAACCCAATCTGACCCTTGACACTAAGAAGCTAAAGGCCATCTCTCGAGTGAGTGAGATAGACCAAGCCGGGAAGCTTCGCCCTCATGTTCTCTATCTCATAGAGCTTGGTATGGATCTTGAGCAGATCAAGGGAATTACACAAAGATTCCCAGCTTTTGCCTACTATAGCTTGGAGGGAAAAATCAAACCAGTGGTTGAGTTTCTTCTTGAGCTTGGGGTACCAAAATCAGATATTCCCACCATCCTCAACAAAAGGCCTCAGTTGTGTGGAATCAGTCTCTCCGAAAACCTTATACCCACTATGACGTTCTTGGAAAATTTGGGTGTGGACAAGAAACAATGGGCAAAAGTGATATATCGCTTTCCAGCACTTCTCACTTATAGCAAGCAGAAGGTGGAGACCACTGTAGAATTTTTTTACGAGATGGGCCTCTCAGCAGAGAGAATTGGTAAGATTCTGACACGCGGCCCACACATTATTGGTTACAGTGTGGAGGAGAAGTTACGGCCAACTGCTGAGTACTTCCATTCTTTGGGGGTTGATGTTCCTGTTCTTCTCTATCGTTGTCCACAGACTTTTGGTCTTAGCATAGAGGCCCATTTGAAGCCAGTGACAGAATTCTTTTTGGAGAGGGGATACAGTATCAAGGAAATTGGGACCATGATCTCAAGATATGGAGCGTTGTATACTTTTAGCTTGCCACGGAATTTGATACCGAAATGGGAGTACTTTTTGACCATGGATTATTCCAGATCAGATCTAGTGAAATTCCCTCAATATTTTGGTTATAGTTTGGAAGAAAGGATTAAACCGAGGTATGCACAGGTGAAGGAGTTGGGGGTTTCAATGCTGCTGAACCAGGTGTTATCGCTGTCGGGTAGTGACTTTGAGAagactttgaaaaagaaagtgaagaaaatgtTCCCTGACAAGGATACGAGTTGTAGCAGCAATGACGTTTGTTGA
- the LOC122306812 gene encoding COP9 signalosome complex subunit 3-like, whose protein sequence is MGSLEALIIQIQGLSSSAGDISRLHVILKQSEDSLRAESTRLSAVLNELDPSTHSLGYLYILEACTSAPISKEQATTLVPYIARFISYCVPEQIGVVPDKFISVCKRLKDQVLLLGTPIRGVAPMLTAVRKLQHSSEHLTTLHPEFLLLCLLAKCYKTGLSILEDDISEVDQPRDLFLYCYYGGMICVGQKRFRKALELLHNVVTAPMSTINAIAVEAYKKYIMVSLIHHGQFSTSLPKYTSSVAQRLLKNYCQPYIELATSYSTGKIAELEAYVQTNREQFESDNNSGLVKQVVSSIYKRNIQRLTQTYLTLSLQDIANTVQLNSPKEAEMHVLQMIQDGEIFATINQKDGMVRFLEDPEQYKTCEMIEHIDSSIQRMMALSRKLTTIDEQISCDPLYLAKAGRERQRFDFDDFDTVPQK, encoded by the exons ATGGGCTCGTTGGAAGCTCTGATCATTCAGATACAAGGGCTGTCGAGCAGCGCCGGAGATATCTCCCGCCTCCATGTCATCCTGAAGCAATCGGAGGACTCTCTCCGCGCCGAGTCGACTCGGTTGTCTGCGGTTCTTAACGAGCTCGACCCGTCCACGCACTCTCTCGGATACCTCTACATCCT AGAGGCTTGCACATCTGCTCCGATTTCGAAAGAGCAAGCCACAACATTGGTTCCCTACATTGCTAGATTTATCAGTTATTGTGTTCCGGAGCAAATTGGTGTGGTGCCAGATAAAT TCATATCTGTTTGTAAGAGGCTTAAGGACCAGGTTTTGCTACTTGGAACACCAATTCGGGGGGTGGCTCCGATGTTGACTGCTGTGCGGAAACTCCAACATTCCTCAGAACATTTGACTACTTTGCATCCAGAGTTTCTTCTACTTTGTTTATTGGCAAAGTGCTATAAGACTGGCCTCTCCATTTTGGAGGATGATATCTCTGAAGTCGATCAGCCAAGGGACCTTTTTCTCTACTGTTATTATGG GGGGATGATATGCGTAGGACAAAAGCGTTTCCGCAAAGCACTGGAGCTTCTTCATAAT GTTGTTACTGCTCCAATGTCTACTATAAATGCTATAGCTGTTGAAGCTTACAAAAAGTACATAATGGTTTCTCTGATTCACCATGGACAG TTTTCTACCAGTCTCCCTAAGTACACCTCTTCGGTAGCTCAGAGACTTCTAAAGAACTACTGTCAG CCCTATATTGAACTCGCAACTAGTTATAGCACTGGCAAAATTGCAGAATTAGAAGCATATGTTCAGACAAACAGGGAGCAGTTTGAAAGT GACAACAATTCTGGACTAGTGAAGCAGGTTGTATCATCCATCTATAAGCGAAATATCCAGAGATTGACTCAGACATACCTGACCCTCTCCCTTCAAGACATTGCCAATACAGTACAACTGAATAGTCCCAAGGAGGCAGAAATGCATGTCCTGCAAATG ATTCAAGATGGTGAGATATTTGCAACAATCAACCAGAAGGACGGAATGGTTAGATTCCTAGAGGATCCTGAACAATATAAGACCTGTGAGATGATTGAGCATATTGATTCATCCATCCAGAG GATGATGGCACTGTCAAGGAAGCTGACTACTATAGATGAACAGATCTCATGTGATCCTTTATACCTAGCAAAG gcggggagagagagacagagattcGACTTTGATGACTTTGATACTGTTCCCCAGAAATAA